A genome region from Bacteroidota bacterium includes the following:
- a CDS encoding pre-peptidase C-terminal domain-containing protein yields the protein MKKNYAIPFLLFLLFVPFIAKTQTTIVNPAGDGGFESGPTLALNNWTVVQSTGGTHNRWFVGNATFNSGTRSCYISNNNGVANAYTVTDGRVQHFYRDITIPAGESNVTLTFNWKGEGQSGQDYLRVFLAPTSVTPVVGTQMNTIYQIGATLSNQPAWQTFTATLPCNIAGTTQRLIFSFRCNTSTGTQPPPAVDNISVVSSVPPVCNTIIGAFTNVATLPYSSGAGTTCGAGDQINATTTSATCAGTTYSAGEDQVWRFVPLTSGAININLNANTSGGSLSLYTGCAVGTSCVSGTCVASTFGGGLSLNACVTAGTEYWLVLDGTSSPGCFAYSNLTISAPYSSCITALGTGVINVGALPYTSTGRTTCGRMNDIRANNVSSVCGSAASYDGEDEVFYFTAPSSGIVQISITSTGSYTSVMVYDNCPINLPGGCITSTATCVAFQQNSSGNKGLCINAVAGTTYFVVVDSDFPPLCNNYDISISAPQATLAGSVCSNAPAITLPYTATNHTTACYGNDYTSASTGSCNSVYESGEDRIYALTVTGSTCIGVEVTNASTANIAAFVYNGCPGVAGTTCLGGYGAATTFNGAFTLPAAGTYYISIDTWAAPSNATYNLSITDYGTGPVNDLPCSADVLALNVNLAGDNTCSGSASEPAAPGCWTNGSINTVWYSVVAPASGQLRIRTTNGTLLNTQIALYSGTCGSLTEIACNDDAPSCGASSYTNSEITALGLTAGATYYIAVDGLNNLTGTFNIMAVDGAVGFPAAAGSDCSLPNPVCASVIPIGNPGYQAYGNTCDFSGAGICLADGERGSVWYTIPINAAGVLEFDIVPNDWLGAPSTASTDYDFAMWKVAGAGATNCAGIAAGVLPVACDFDPLGVTGCFGTGNSPPSYPGFNASYHPNITVVAGDVYLLVISNYTNSTSGFTLYISAGSPVNYTVPTSVTWTGGNNTTAWAPTANWGGCAAPNCGVDAVITPSAAVQPVLPAGTYNVRDLTINAGATLTLNSGATLNICGNFINNGTLNAHPNSTIIFNNGSVVQNISGSLVGTNKVGNLTINKTGGSVILNAAIDIGGNFTTSNATSVFNTTGQHIKLAGNFSNNNGSTTFTNTGTTGILEFIGTASQTYNQGSSTLTLNNVVMDNTGAGVTLSTNMVLGTSGTLTLTNGRIITGVREVQVTNGATTACTAGNAGSYVAGNLRRTLSGAAGSYDLPVGHITQGYQLANITFTTATTIPQLVARFDPWTVVPNGPVSSECLIANYNVLPALNNGYWTINASATPTSGTYNVTLYSTGFSNSAGAAGWTVMKSAVVAGPWALQGSCVTTSTASQTSRTGLNGFSVFSVAQTNTPLPIELLYFRGVNEGDHNVLRWATASEEGNDYFTIERSTDGVNFVEIGRVDGAGNSTQLLNYLFVDNYPAIGENYYRLKQTDFNGAYAYAPVELVYYYPGSVYLDNLHPNPTTGAIQFDFVSPESTTLHITATDLSGRIVLNEHKDIESGRTLVSTALNGCGAGVYLLRVTDQRKGYTFTARIVHE from the coding sequence ATGAAAAAGAACTACGCCATTCCTTTCCTGCTGTTTTTGCTTTTTGTCCCCTTCATTGCAAAAACACAAACCACAATTGTGAACCCCGCCGGCGACGGTGGATTTGAATCAGGTCCCACACTTGCCTTAAATAACTGGACGGTTGTACAATCAACCGGTGGTACACACAACCGCTGGTTTGTGGGCAATGCCACATTCAATAGTGGCACACGTTCCTGTTATATCTCAAACAACAATGGCGTGGCTAATGCCTACACGGTTACCGATGGCCGTGTACAGCATTTCTACCGCGATATTACCATACCCGCCGGCGAAAGCAACGTGACGCTCACCTTCAACTGGAAAGGCGAAGGGCAGTCAGGACAGGATTATCTGCGTGTATTTTTGGCGCCTACCTCAGTTACGCCGGTAGTTGGCACTCAAATGAATACAATTTATCAGATTGGTGCTACACTCAGCAACCAGCCTGCCTGGCAAACCTTTACCGCCACATTGCCCTGTAACATTGCAGGAACCACCCAACGCCTTATTTTCAGCTTCCGCTGCAACACCAGTACCGGCACACAGCCTCCGCCTGCGGTGGACAATATTTCGGTGGTATCTTCTGTGCCGCCGGTGTGTAATACAATAATTGGTGCCTTTACCAATGTGGCCACACTTCCTTACAGTTCAGGAGCCGGCACTACCTGCGGCGCCGGCGATCAGATAAACGCAACAACTACTTCCGCAACCTGCGCCGGTACAACCTACTCGGCCGGCGAAGATCAGGTATGGCGTTTTGTGCCTTTAACAAGCGGGGCAATAAACATTAATCTCAACGCCAACACATCAGGCGGCAGTCTTTCGCTTTATACGGGCTGCGCGGTGGGCACCAGCTGCGTTTCCGGAACCTGCGTGGCCTCCACGTTTGGCGGAGGCTTATCGCTGAATGCCTGCGTAACTGCAGGTACTGAATACTGGCTTGTGCTCGACGGTACGAGTAGTCCGGGCTGTTTTGCCTATTCAAACCTCACCATTTCGGCCCCCTATTCAAGCTGTATTACAGCACTTGGCACTGGGGTGATAAACGTGGGCGCACTTCCCTATACTTCTACTGGCCGCACCACCTGCGGAAGAATGAATGATATACGCGCCAACAACGTCTCATCCGTTTGTGGTTCGGCAGCTTCTTACGATGGCGAAGATGAAGTGTTTTATTTCACCGCCCCTTCTTCAGGAATTGTTCAGATTTCAATCACTTCAACCGGTTCATATACCAGTGTAATGGTCTATGATAACTGCCCGATTAATCTTCCCGGCGGCTGTATTACTTCTACAGCAACCTGTGTGGCGTTTCAGCAAAACTCATCGGGCAACAAAGGACTTTGCATCAATGCGGTGGCCGGCACCACGTATTTTGTGGTGGTTGACTCAGACTTTCCGCCGCTTTGCAACAATTACGACATCAGCATCAGTGCACCGCAGGCCACGCTGGCCGGTTCGGTATGTTCAAATGCGCCTGCAATTACATTGCCCTATACAGCTACCAACCACACTACCGCCTGCTATGGCAACGATTATACCTCGGCCAGCACGGGTTCCTGCAATTCGGTGTATGAATCGGGCGAAGACCGGATTTATGCGCTTACCGTAACCGGCTCAACCTGTATTGGTGTGGAAGTAACCAATGCCAGCACAGCCAACATTGCCGCATTTGTGTACAATGGCTGTCCGGGTGTGGCAGGCACAACCTGTTTGGGTGGTTATGGAGCGGCCACCACATTCAACGGTGCATTTACGCTGCCTGCGGCCGGCACCTATTACATCAGCATTGATACCTGGGCCGCTCCGAGCAATGCCACATATAACTTATCCATTACCGATTACGGAACAGGGCCTGTAAATGACCTCCCCTGCAGTGCCGATGTGCTTGCGCTGAATGTAAACCTTGCGGGCGACAACACCTGTTCGGGCTCTGCATCTGAGCCGGCTGCACCGGGATGCTGGACAAACGGCAGCATTAATACGGTTTGGTATTCAGTAGTAGCGCCTGCGTCGGGGCAGTTACGCATACGAACCACCAATGGCACGCTTCTCAATACACAAATTGCACTTTACAGCGGCACCTGTGGCTCGCTTACCGAAATTGCCTGCAACGACGATGCTCCTTCCTGCGGTGCTTCATCCTACACCAATTCTGAAATTACGGCACTGGGACTTACAGCCGGCGCTACCTACTACATTGCTGTAGATGGCTTAAATAACCTTACCGGTACGTTTAACATTATGGCGGTGGACGGTGCGGTAGGTTTCCCGGCTGCGGCGGGTTCAGACTGTTCGTTGCCTAACCCGGTGTGTGCATCAGTTATTCCGATTGGTAACCCCGGTTATCAGGCCTACGGCAATACCTGCGATTTTTCAGGCGCCGGTATTTGTCTGGCCGATGGCGAACGAGGATCTGTTTGGTACACCATTCCGATTAATGCAGCCGGTGTACTGGAGTTTGACATTGTACCCAACGACTGGCTGGGAGCGCCCAGCACGGCATCAACCGACTATGACTTTGCCATGTGGAAAGTAGCGGGCGCAGGCGCCACCAACTGTGCCGGTATTGCCGCCGGAGTACTGCCCGTAGCCTGTGATTTTGATCCGCTGGGCGTTACCGGATGCTTTGGAACCGGTAATTCGCCACCCTCCTATCCCGGTTTTAATGCTTCCTACCACCCCAATATTACCGTGGTTGCCGGCGATGTGTATTTGCTTGTAATCAGTAACTACACCAACTCCACATCCGGTTTTACACTGTATATCAGTGCCGGATCGCCGGTAAACTATACGGTGCCTACCTCGGTAACCTGGACAGGCGGCAACAACACTACAGCCTGGGCACCCACCGCCAACTGGGGTGGTTGTGCAGCGCCAAACTGCGGCGTGGATGCGGTGATTACTCCTTCTGCAGCAGTGCAGCCTGTGCTTCCGGCCGGTACATACAATGTGCGCGATCTGACCATTAATGCAGGCGCTACGCTTACGCTCAATTCGGGTGCGACACTCAATATCTGCGGCAACTTTATAAACAACGGCACGCTGAATGCGCATCCCAATTCAACCATCATTTTCAATAATGGATCAGTTGTACAGAATATTTCAGGATCGCTGGTGGGCACTAACAAAGTGGGCAACCTCACCATTAATAAAACGGGAGGTTCGGTAATTCTGAATGCGGCTATTGATATTGGCGGCAACTTTACCACCTCAAACGCTACAAGTGTGTTTAATACAACCGGACAACACATTAAGCTGGCGGGTAATTTCAGCAACAACAACGGCAGCACAACCTTTACCAACACAGGTACAACCGGCATTCTTGAATTTATCGGTACCGCTTCGCAAACGTATAATCAAGGTTCATCCACACTTACATTAAACAATGTGGTAATGGATAATACCGGTGCCGGTGTAACACTTTCCACCAATATGGTGCTCGGTACATCGGGCACGCTTACGCTTACCAACGGCCGCATTATTACCGGTGTGCGGGAAGTACAGGTAACCAACGGCGCAACCACCGCCTGCACAGCAGGTAATGCAGGCAGCTACGTGGCCGGCAATTTGCGCCGCACGCTTTCAGGCGCAGCAGGTTCATACGATTTGCCGGTGGGGCATATCACACAGGGCTATCAGCTTGCAAATATTACGTTCACCACGGCTACAACCATTCCCCAGCTTGTGGCACGTTTTGATCCGTGGACCGTTGTGCCCAACGGCCCGGTATCAAGCGAGTGTTTGATTGCAAACTACAATGTACTGCCTGCGCTGAACAATGGTTACTGGACCATCAATGCATCGGCCACACCCACATCGGGTACATACAATGTTACGTTGTACAGCACCGGATTCAGCAATTCGGCAGGCGCTGCCGGCTGGACGGTAATGAAATCAGCTGTGGTGGCTGGCCCCTGGGCTTTGCAGGGCTCATGTGTAACCACAAGTACGGCTTCGCAAACCTCGCGTACAGGACTGAACGGATTTTCAGTGTTCTCCGTAGCACAAACCAATACACCGCTGCCGATTGAACTTCTGTATTTCCGTGGTGTGAATGAAGGCGATCACAACGTACTGCGCTGGGCCACCGCTTCGGAAGAAGGTAACGACTATTTCACCATTGAACGTTCAACAGATGGTGTAAACTTCGTGGAAATAGGCCGTGTGGACGGAGCGGGCAACAGCACACAATTGCTCAACTATTTGTTTGTTGACAATTACCCGGCCATTGGCGAAAACTACTACCGCCTCAAACAAACCGATTTCAACGGAGCTTATGCCTACGCACCTGTTGAGCTGGTGTATTATTATCCGGGAAGTGTGTATCTGGATAACCTGCATCCAAACCCCACTACGGGAGCAATACAGTTCGACTTTGTGTCGCCCGAATCGACCACGCTGCACATTACTGCTACTGATCTTTCAGGGCGTATTGTGCTTAACGAACACAAGGACATTGAGAGCGGGCGTACACTCGTTTCCACCGCCCTGAACGGATGTGGTGCCGGCGTGTACCTGCTGCGTGTAACCGATCAACGGAAAGGATATACGTTCACCGCACGTATCGTACACGAATAA
- the pckA gene encoding phosphoenolpyruvate carboxykinase (ATP) — MNEFGFKAKTASLAHIGLSNVGAAYWNLTPAELVEDTLLRDEGVLTDNGALAIDTGEFTGRSPKDKFIVLDDITKDSIWWSDVNIKFDAGKFDALYNRVAAYLAGKEVYVRDAYACADPAYRLNIRVVTEFPWSNLFANNLFLRPTAEEIAAFAPDWHIVCAPGFKADPAIDGTRQHNFAILNMTRKVILIGGTGYTGEIKKGIFTLLNYILPHERGVLSMHCSANEGENGDTAIFFGLSGTGKTTLSADPKRKLIGDDEHGWAENSVFNFEGGCYAKCIDLTKEKEPEIWNAIKFGALVENIEFHEGTRSVDYTNTSKTENTRVAYPIHHIDNAKEPSMGAAPKNIFFLTADAFGVLPPISKLTTEQAMYHFISGYTAKVAGTEMGITEPQTTFSACFGKAFLPLHPGKYAELLGKKLNANPDVNVWLVNTGWTGGAYGTGSRIKLAYTRALITAALEGKLDGVEFGETPFFKLRFPKACPGVPSEILEPRNTWTDKAAFDAQASDLAAKFVKNFEQYASGVSSDVLSAAPLVAAVNA, encoded by the coding sequence ATGAACGAATTCGGTTTCAAAGCCAAAACTGCTTCACTTGCCCACATCGGTTTGAGCAATGTAGGAGCTGCTTACTGGAATCTTACCCCGGCCGAGCTGGTGGAAGATACCCTCCTTCGCGACGAAGGAGTACTTACTGACAACGGTGCGCTTGCCATTGATACCGGCGAGTTTACCGGCCGCTCTCCCAAAGACAAGTTTATTGTGCTGGACGACATCACCAAAGATTCGATTTGGTGGAGTGACGTGAACATTAAGTTCGATGCCGGTAAATTTGATGCACTTTACAACCGTGTAGCCGCTTATCTGGCCGGGAAAGAAGTGTATGTGCGTGATGCTTACGCCTGCGCCGATCCGGCCTACCGCCTCAACATCCGCGTTGTGACTGAGTTCCCCTGGTCGAACCTGTTTGCCAACAACCTTTTCCTGCGCCCCACTGCCGAAGAAATTGCGGCTTTTGCGCCCGACTGGCACATTGTATGCGCACCGGGTTTCAAAGCCGACCCGGCCATTGACGGTACCCGCCAGCACAACTTCGCCATTCTGAACATGACCCGCAAGGTTATTCTCATTGGCGGCACCGGCTACACCGGCGAAATCAAAAAAGGCATTTTCACACTGCTCAACTACATCCTGCCCCATGAGCGCGGTGTACTGAGCATGCACTGCTCGGCCAACGAAGGCGAAAACGGCGACACCGCCATTTTCTTCGGTCTTTCCGGCACCGGCAAAACCACCCTCAGCGCCGATCCTAAACGCAAACTCATCGGCGACGATGAGCACGGCTGGGCTGAAAACAGCGTGTTTAACTTTGAAGGCGGATGCTACGCAAAATGCATCGACCTGACCAAAGAAAAAGAGCCGGAAATCTGGAACGCCATCAAATTTGGCGCGCTGGTTGAAAATATCGAATTCCACGAAGGCACCCGCTCGGTTGACTACACGAACACCTCCAAAACGGAGAATACCCGCGTAGCTTATCCGATTCACCACATCGACAATGCCAAAGAACCCTCAATGGGTGCGGCTCCGAAGAATATTTTCTTCCTCACTGCCGATGCGTTTGGCGTACTGCCTCCCATTTCAAAACTCACCACCGAGCAGGCCATGTACCACTTCATTTCGGGCTATACCGCAAAGGTAGCCGGCACCGAAATGGGAATTACCGAACCGCAAACCACCTTCTCGGCCTGCTTTGGGAAGGCATTTTTGCCCCTGCACCCCGGCAAATACGCCGAACTCCTGGGCAAAAAACTCAACGCAAACCCGGATGTAAACGTGTGGCTGGTAAACACCGGCTGGACAGGTGGCGCTTACGGAACCGGAAGCCGCATTAAACTGGCCTACACCCGCGCACTCATCACCGCAGCCCTCGAAGGAAAACTCGACGGCGTTGAATTTGGCGAAACTCCCTTCTTCAAACTCCGTTTCCCCAAAGCATGCCCCGGCGTTCCCTCCGAAATTCTTGAGCCCCGCAATACCTGGACCGATAAGGCTGCTTTCGATGCGCAGGCATCTGATCTGGCCGCCAAATTCGTCAAGAATTTCGAGCAGTATGCTTCAGGCGTTTCAAGCGATGTACTGAGTGCAGCCCCCCTCGTGGCTGCCGTAAATGCCTAA